The Planctellipticum variicoloris DNA window GACTTTGGTGCTGTGCTCCATCAGCTTTCGAAAGCGTTCTTCGCTCTCACGAGCTGCTCGCTCGGCCCGGACCTGTTCCGTGACGTCCTGGCCAATTGCGATCAGGCCGGCCACGCGTCCCTGTTCGTCCTGAAGCAGCTCGTCGTTCCACTCAATGTCCCGCTCTTCGCCCGAAGCGGTGACAATCGGGTTGCGATTGCCGCGGGTTGGCGCCTGCGTCACGGCTGTTCGAAAGATCTCGCGAATCCGTACTCGATCACGCTCCGGCAGGAACGTGTCGAACCAGTCCCGGCCGGCGATCTCGGCCAGCCGACGGCCGCTCAGCTCCTCCAGAAATCGATTGATGTACTGGATGCGACCGGACGGATCCAGCGCGACGATCGCCAGTGGCGCGGCATCCAGTATTCGCTGCGCGAAATATGGCGGGGAACGGAAACCGAACGGCAACTGGGAGTGGTCCGATCCGGAAGCCCCGAACGGCAGCAGGCTGCCACACTGACTGCAATACCGAGCTGTCTCGGGCGCTGAACTGGCGCACGTTTTACATTCCATGAGAATTCGTCGCACTGTCGTTCGTCGGGAAGCAGAGAGGTTGTGCGCATTCCGCATTCCGGGCGTTGCCGCGACGCAGTCGCCCGACAATCTCCCTCTCTGGAACGGGAATTGCGATTCAAAGCTATGCCGTTCAACGACATTGCGAAAGGGAGACAAATGGAGCCGTAGGAAATCCACTGATGCCGACCGGCGAATGCCAATGGTGAACTCGCCCTGCGACTAATCGACCTCCCGCGAACGATGGTTCCGAGGATCGGTGGCTTCAGCCGCGCGCTGGCGGCTCGGGAACGCAGACCTCGATCCGATCGTTCAGCACGCGAACTTGATAACTGTCGGTTCGGATCTTGCTTTTCGGATTGTCCAGCCAGACGCCATCCGTCACGCAAAAGCTCCAGGCGTGCCAGGGGCACATCACCGCAGTGCCTTCCAGATGCCCCTCCGCCAGCGAGGCGCCCATGTGAGGACAGGCGTCGTTGATTGCGTAGAACACTCCTTCCCGACGAAAGACCGCCACGCGCCGGCCGTTGACCGTAAACGCGCGCCCCTGACCTTCGGGAATCTCGTCGACCGCCGCGACCGCTTCAAACTCTGCCATTTGGTTGTCGGGTTTCGGCAAGTGTGTCTGTGAAAACTGGAGTTGGCGGGGCTGCGGGCAGTTTCAACTGACCTGCTGGCAGTGTCAAGGGGGAGACATCTTGGAGGCCGCTCGGACGCTCGGCCGTCGATTGGGGATGTTTCGGAAGACTCCGCAGAAAACAAGGGCTTCCACTGACGACTTAAACTGCGCATACTAGGCCGCGTTACACCCCGGGATCGCGGGCCGCGAACTGAAAACCCGGTGCAGGAGGCGTGGTATGACCGTAAGCGAGACAGATCGTCGTCGCCGTCGATTGCTGGTGCGCTCCTTGATGGGGGGGCATTCCGATCCCGGATCGACCGACGGAATCGCCACCGCGGAGTTCAGCACCGCGGCGGACGAGACCCGTCCGGACGGGGAGTTGGATTTTTCCCGATCGAGGCCGGTCAGAAGCACGGATTTCGCGTCCGTCGCGCCTCTGCCGGTTGCGCCCGTCCAGCGGCCGATGCCGACAACTCCCCAGTCGAAGCTGTTCGGCCCGATTCGAGTGGTCGAATCGCAGCTCGACGCGGTTCTCCGGACGCTGGGGGCAGTGGCTTCATCGACGACCTCTCCCCCTCCGGTCGCTCCCCCTCCGAGTCCGCCTCGTCAGCCGACAGCTTCGTCGTCGCCGCCCCTGATGCTGCCTCCCTTTCAGAACATGCCAGCACGGCGTCCTGCCGCATTTCGCCATTGCACCCCGGTCGAGGCTCCTTCCGAGCCGGCCGCGGCCAATCCACGTTCGTCGAAGCCCGTGTCGGTCGCCGCTCCTCCAAAGACGCCAGCGTCGGACGTGGCGATGGAGGCGGCGCCTCCGGTCAAGATCGCGGCGTCCCCCGTCCTGGCGTCCCCAGACGCGGCCGTCCCCGTGGCTGAAATGCCAGCGCCGGCAATGCCTGCGGTAAAGCCAGGCGCTGCAGTCATCGATCCCATTCCCGTACTGCCTGCGCCGCCCAGTCCGGTCGTCTCGGAGAGGCCCGATGTCCTCCGTTCGCGTTCGAAAATCGGGACCATGAAGCAGGACGCGGCGGCCCTTTCGGCGCGACTGAAAGAGCTGGCTAAGATGCTTGAAGAACACCCGGATGATCCGTCGGACGACGCGCTCTGCGCCTGGGACGACTGCCGGCGGCTGGCCCTTCTGCTGCATCACGAACTGGACCGCGGGCTGCCGCAGCCCGAATCTCAGAGGGGCAGTCGTGCGGTCGCGCGGTCGCGCTGATTGGTTCTGCGTTCGCGACATTGCTGGGGGCCTGCCGGGAAATCGTCACGCCTGCTAAGATTGGCCCGCCCGAATGAACTGATTCATCGGGCGGGCTAATTTTGAGTCCGTGTTCGCCAGGTCAGCGCCTGTCGCGAACACCAGTGCGGGCCACCGGGATGAAACAGCTTCTGTCCGCAGACCAGATCTCCCGCCGCGTGGCCGAACTGGGGACTCAGCTCGCCGCCGATTACCGCGGCCGTCCCTTGACCGTGGTCGGCGTCTTGAGCGGAAGCGTCGTTTTTCTCGCGGACCTGATCCGCTGCATCGACGTGCCCCATCAGATCGGCTTTGTGGAGGCTTCCAGCTATCGCGGCCGGACGACTACTGGATCGGAATTGACCGTTTCCGTCGACCGCTTGCCTGATCTTACTGGTCGCGACGTCCTGCTGATTGACGACATTCTCGACACGGGGCGGACGCTGGCGTCGCTGAAGGCGCTTCTGGCAGCCCGCCATCCCGCCTCCTTAAGGACGGCGGTCCTGCTCTGGAAGGACGGGACGCAACAGGTCGACTTTATGGCGGACTATCATGCCTTCCGCATTCCGAACGCCTTTGTCGTTGGCTATGGCCTGGATTACAACAACGACTATCGCCATCGCCCGGACATCGTCATTCTTGAGCCGCAGGATCTGCCATCAATTGGCCTTCGTCCTTCCCGTCCCGATTGACTGCCGAGCATGCTCACGACGCTCGAACTTCTGGCTGCCGGTCTCGGACTGACTGTCGACACCGTCCTGGCGGTGGCGCTGATGGAGCGCCGCAACCGGGCCGCTCTGCATAGCTGGATGGTCACTTTTGCGGCAGGCGCCTGGTTCTGGCATGGCGGCAACGCAGGCTACTTCTGGTCGACCGGATTTGCCACGGCGTCTCCGGGGCTGCGCTGGCTGTCGATGCTGTCCATGCTGATTGGACTGCTGTTGATGCCCTGCAGCCTGCTGCATGCCGTGTTGCGGTTGTCGCAGACCGGCTGGACCGGGCAAACCGCCCCCGTCGGGTGGCGCTGGTTCTTGTATCTCCCGGTGGCGCTGGCCGCGCCGATCGCGGGGTCGCTGCAGGGTGCGGACGCCGGATCGTTTCTCGAACAGGTCGAGCCGTGGATGGTTCCGTACCTGGCGGCGATTACCATCATCAATGCGGCTTCAGCCGCCGTCGTATGGCGGATCGGACGCCGGACGCCGCTGCCTGGAGCCCCCAGGTTTTTTGCCGGGTTGTCTCTGCTGATCGGCTCCGTCACGGTCGCGCTGAACGTCTCGATGTTCGTCGTCATGCGGATGCCCGGCGACTCGTACCATGCCTGGATCGCAGTCATCATTCTCCTGCCGGTGCTGCCGAGCCTGTGGTTTGCGTATGCCGTGATCCGTTTCGGATTCTTTCCTCTGGTGGTCGAACGGAGTCTCATTTACGGAGGACTGCTCGCCGTCGCGGTCATGCTGCACCAGTCGATTGTCCGCCGTGTGGAGGCATCCTGGCAGCAGCGGGTCGGAATTGATCTGGCGCTGGCGGAACTGGTGCTCGTGCTGGCAGTCGTCCTGGGCTACGCTCCGATTCGTCGACGGGTTCGCGAGGCCCTTCGATACCTCCTGGGGCCGGGAGTCGTCTTCTTTCGGGAACGGTTGCAGCGGGCTTCAGTTGATCTGGCGGCCCGCAGCGGCGAGTCGCCGCTGCAGCTCGCTGCGTGGATGCGCGACGCCGTGCAGAGCCTGTTCCCGCGGCAGGATGTGCAGGTGCTGCTTCGGGACGAAGTCCGGCAGCGCCGCTGGGAAGCGAGTTCTCGTGAGTTGTTGAGCCCCGAGCGGGCGGCGGGGCTGTGCGATCGCCTTCGCGAAGCGGGGCTCCGGTTGACTTATGCCGACCAGGCCCCGACTCGCGGCGATGCGGAGCTCCTGCTCGAACAGCGGGTGGTGCTCGCCGTTCGTGGCGAATATCAGACGATCGAAGGACTGATACTGATCGGCGGACAGGCGGCCCGGTCGGGTTGGGGGGATGAGGAACTGGGAGGATTGCTGCTGTTGACCGAACAATGGGCCGGCGCCGTTTCCAACAGCCTGCTGCAGTCTGACCGACAATCGGCGGAACGGCGGGCCTGGCAGAATGAGAAGCTGTCCGCACTCGGCCTGCTCGCGGGCTCGATCGCTCATGAAATCAAGAACCCGCTCTCCTCCATGAAGACCCTGACGGCTGTCGCCCTGGAGGAGTCGGACCCGGGATCAGACCATGCCGCCACGCTACGACTCGTGCTGCAGGAGATTGACCGCCTGGCCGGTACGACGAGCCAGTTGCTCAGCTTCGTCCGGCCGTCCGGCGCCGCCGTCGCCGACGCTGCGGAGGCCGCCAGGCAGACCGTCCAGGTGGCGGGGCATCTGGCCCGACAGCGCCAGGTCCTGCTGTCGCTGGAAGTCCCGGAGTCTCCCTTGCGCACCATTGCTCCCGGCGAAGCGCTCCGTTCCATCCTGCTCAACCTGACGTTGAACGCCCTCGAAGCCTGCCCGCCGTCCGGCCGCGTTACAGTCCGGTGCCGGGGCGCGGGCAGCCATGTGGTGCTGGAAGTGATCGACACCGGTCCGGGACTGGCGCCCGAGGTGCAGGACCATCTGTTCGACGCATTTCAGACGACCAAAGCCCAGGGGACCGGGCTGGGGCTGTACTCTGTGGCTTGCACTGTGCGGGATCTGGAGGGTTCGGTGGAGTGCGAGAGTTCGCCGGGGGCCGGTGCGACGTTTCGAGTTCGCCTTCCTCGCAATGACCAGGAATCTGCGACGTGACGGACCTGATGCTGCTGATTGTCGACGACGAGGCACCTGCCCGGCATGGAATGGTTCGCGCTTTGCGCCGTGAGGGCTGGACGATCGCCGAGGCCGAGAACGGTCGAGTGGCTGTGGAGCTGATCCGCACCCGACGGCCGGACCTGGTGTTTCTCGATCTGAACATGCCGGAACTGGACGGACTCGGGGTATTGCGGGAGCTCGGTCCGGCGACGCAGACCACGGAGATCGTTGTCCTGACGGCGAACGATCGCGTCAGCGCGGCCGTGGAGTGCGTCCGGCTGGGGGCGGCCGATTTTCTGACGAAGCCGTTCGAACTCGAACAGTTGCGTGCGGCGGTGGAACGTGTTCAACGACGGCGGCTGCTGGAGCGGCGGGTCTCGTCGCTCCAGGCCGAGGTTGAGGCCAGCAGCGGATCGAGTCCGCTGCTGGGAGTCAGTCGGGCGATGCGTGAATTGCGCGAGCTGGTCCATCGGGCCGCCGCAGCGCCGGTCGATCTGCTGATTCGTGGCGAGACCGGGGCGGGTAAGGAACTGGTGGCCCGCGAGCTGCACCGGCACAGTCCGCGCGGCGCCGGGCCGTTCGTGGCGGTCAATACCGCAGCACTGCCGGAGTCGCTGCTGGAAAGCGAACTGTTCGGCCATGTGAAAGGTGCGTTCACCGGAGCGGAGCGCGACCGCGAAGGGGTCTTTCGTCGGGCGCAGGGGGGGACGTTGTTCCTGGATGAGATCGGTGACCTGCCGCTGGCCGCCCAGGCCAAGCTGCTCCGCGCGCTGCAGGAGCGACAGATCACGCCCGTAGGATCCGAACGTCCGATCGCCGTCGACGTCCGCGTCGTCAGTGCAACACATCAGCCCCTGGAAGAATTGATCGCAGACGGCCGGTTCCGGCAAGATCTGTACTACCGGCTGCGCGGCTTTGAAATCCCGCTGGCGCCGCTGCGTGCTCGCCGGGAAGACATTCTGGTTCTGGCCACGCATTTTGCGGAGCAGGCGGCGGGGGTCGCCGGTCGCGCGGCCCCCGAGTTCGGGCGCGACGCGATCGACGCCCTTCTGACCCACGACTGGCCCGGCAATGTCCGGGAACTGGAACACGCGCTGCGGGCGGCCGTTTCGATGCTGACCGGCGAAGTGCTGCATGCGCGCGACCTGGGACTGGCGCTGCCGAGGGCGCCTGTGGGAGACGATCTTTTCGCTCCTTACCTGGCGCTGCCGTTCGCGGAGGCCAAAACTCAGCTCGTCGAGGCGTTTGAGCGGGCGATGGTGACGCGGGCGCTGGAAGCGAGCCAGGGGAATCTGAGTGCGGCCGCCCGCGCCCTGGGAATGCATCGTCAAAGTCTGCAGCAGAAGCTCGACCAGCTCGGGCTGAAGCCGGAGCGATAGGCGGTTGCGAGCCGCGTTGCATAAGCTTCAGGCGGACTTGCGCGAGCGGGACCAGCTTTGCACTGTCGCATCATCGACGAGCGTCCCCTTCGGGGCCAGCTTGAGCTGGTCGAGGATATGGCCGACCGAGACCTCATCGGCAGAAAGGCCGAGCTGTTCCAGCCGGTGGGCGACCGCGCGGCGGCCGCTGTGGCGACCGAGAATCAGCCGGATCGGACCGCCGCCGACGAGCTCGGGACGAAACGGGAGATACGTGTCCGGGTGTTTGAGCAACCCGTCCTGATGAATCCCCGCTTCGGTTGCAAAAACGGTTTCGCCGGCGACCGGCTTGTTGAGCGGGAGCGGGCAGCCCGTCAGCTCCGCTACGAGCCGGCAGAGCGGGACGAGCTTCGTGGTGTCGATCCGCATCGTCCGTCCGTACTGGTCGGGATGCAGCTTGAGGGCCATGGCGACTTCTTCGAGAGACGCGTTCCCCGCCCGCTCGCCGATGCCGTTGATGGTGCACTGCACCACATGAGCCCCTTCCGCGATGCAGGCCAGAGTATTGGCCACCGCCAGGCCCAGGTCGTTGTGGAAGTGGACTGCGACCAGAGCCCGCTCGATGGCGGGGACGCCATCTTGAATTGCGCGGAGGGAATCGCGGGCCTTTTCGGGAGTGAGGCAGCCGACGGTATCCGGAAAACCAATCGTCGTCGCCCCGGCTTCAATCGCCGTCTGATAGCACCGACACAGGAAGGGCAGCTCGGTCCGGCTCGCGTCTTCGGGCGAGAAGGCCACGATGTCAAATCGGGAAGCGGCATAGCCGACGGACTCGGCGATCAATGAAAGAATTTCCGCTTCGGACTTCTGCAGCTTGTACTGCCGGTGCAGGGGGCTTGTGCCGACGAAGAGACTGACTCCTCGCTTGTGCTTCGGCTGGCCATCGAGGGCGGCTTCCGCAGCGTCGATATCGCTCCGGACCGTGCGGCACAGTGCGGTCAGCACCGGGCGTTTGACAACGCCGACCATCTTGCGGATGGCCGCGGCGTCCTGTTCGCTCGACGCGGGAAATCCTGCATCGAGCGAGTGGACGCCCAGCTCTTCAAGAGCCAGGGCGATGCGCAGTTTGTCGTCCGGTTCCAGCGTGGCGCCCGGCATCTGTTCGCCGTCGCGGAGCGTCGTATCGCTGAACAGCACCGCCCCCGAGTGGCGATGGTGACGAATCACCAGCGGCTTCACCACCTGCCCGATCCGCCGCATCACGCCCCGGCCCCACGCCATTTCGAAGTCCGCTCCGCAAAACCCGAAATCTGAAGCACGAAATCCGAAACAAGCACAGATGACGAAATCAGAAAACGGGGCCAGCTCCCGCAGCCGCCGCATCTCTGCAAGAGCAGGCTCGGCCCCGCAGATCTGACGGAGGTTTGGGGACT harbors:
- a CDS encoding Rieske (2Fe-2S) protein, producing MAEFEAVAAVDEIPEGQGRAFTVNGRRVAVFRREGVFYAINDACPHMGASLAEGHLEGTAVMCPWHAWSFCVTDGVWLDNPKSKIRTDSYQVRVLNDRIEVCVPEPPARG
- the hpt gene encoding hypoxanthine phosphoribosyltransferase, with protein sequence MKQLLSADQISRRVAELGTQLAADYRGRPLTVVGVLSGSVVFLADLIRCIDVPHQIGFVEASSYRGRTTTGSELTVSVDRLPDLTGRDVLLIDDILDTGRTLASLKALLAARHPASLRTAVLLWKDGTQQVDFMADYHAFRIPNAFVVGYGLDYNNDYRHRPDIVILEPQDLPSIGLRPSRPD
- a CDS encoding sensor histidine kinase translates to MLTTLELLAAGLGLTVDTVLAVALMERRNRAALHSWMVTFAAGAWFWHGGNAGYFWSTGFATASPGLRWLSMLSMLIGLLLMPCSLLHAVLRLSQTGWTGQTAPVGWRWFLYLPVALAAPIAGSLQGADAGSFLEQVEPWMVPYLAAITIINAASAAVVWRIGRRTPLPGAPRFFAGLSLLIGSVTVALNVSMFVVMRMPGDSYHAWIAVIILLPVLPSLWFAYAVIRFGFFPLVVERSLIYGGLLAVAVMLHQSIVRRVEASWQQRVGIDLALAELVLVLAVVLGYAPIRRRVREALRYLLGPGVVFFRERLQRASVDLAARSGESPLQLAAWMRDAVQSLFPRQDVQVLLRDEVRQRRWEASSRELLSPERAAGLCDRLREAGLRLTYADQAPTRGDAELLLEQRVVLAVRGEYQTIEGLILIGGQAARSGWGDEELGGLLLLTEQWAGAVSNSLLQSDRQSAERRAWQNEKLSALGLLAGSIAHEIKNPLSSMKTLTAVALEESDPGSDHAATLRLVLQEIDRLAGTTSQLLSFVRPSGAAVADAAEAARQTVQVAGHLARQRQVLLSLEVPESPLRTIAPGEALRSILLNLTLNALEACPPSGRVTVRCRGAGSHVVLEVIDTGPGLAPEVQDHLFDAFQTTKAQGTGLGLYSVACTVRDLEGSVECESSPGAGATFRVRLPRNDQESAT
- a CDS encoding sigma-54-dependent transcriptional regulator, whose amino-acid sequence is MTDLMLLIVDDEAPARHGMVRALRREGWTIAEAENGRVAVELIRTRRPDLVFLDLNMPELDGLGVLRELGPATQTTEIVVLTANDRVSAAVECVRLGAADFLTKPFELEQLRAAVERVQRRRLLERRVSSLQAEVEASSGSSPLLGVSRAMRELRELVHRAAAAPVDLLIRGETGAGKELVARELHRHSPRGAGPFVAVNTAALPESLLESELFGHVKGAFTGAERDREGVFRRAQGGTLFLDEIGDLPLAAQAKLLRALQERQITPVGSERPIAVDVRVVSATHQPLEELIADGRFRQDLYYRLRGFEIPLAPLRARREDILVLATHFAEQAAGVAGRAAPEFGRDAIDALLTHDWPGNVRELEHALRAAVSMLTGEVLHARDLGLALPRAPVGDDLFAPYLALPFAEAKTQLVEAFERAMVTRALEASQGNLSAAARALGMHRQSLQQKLDQLGLKPER
- a CDS encoding pyruvate carboxyltransferase, with product MAWGRGVMRRIGQVVKPLVIRHHRHSGAVLFSDTTLRDGEQMPGATLEPDDKLRIALALEELGVHSLDAGFPASSEQDAAAIRKMVGVVKRPVLTALCRTVRSDIDAAEAALDGQPKHKRGVSLFVGTSPLHRQYKLQKSEAEILSLIAESVGYAASRFDIVAFSPEDASRTELPFLCRCYQTAIEAGATTIGFPDTVGCLTPEKARDSLRAIQDGVPAIERALVAVHFHNDLGLAVANTLACIAEGAHVVQCTINGIGERAGNASLEEVAMALKLHPDQYGRTMRIDTTKLVPLCRLVAELTGCPLPLNKPVAGETVFATEAGIHQDGLLKHPDTYLPFRPELVGGGPIRLILGRHSGRRAVAHRLEQLGLSADEVSVGHILDQLKLAPKGTLVDDATVQSWSRSRKSA